A single genomic interval of Devosia oryziradicis harbors:
- a CDS encoding sensor histidine kinase NtrY-like: MSDIAAKGEADLKGVARDVTPPVNSPFAAARNNRSLRILGFIVVFASVLMSSLSFLILSGTTNIEPSTTVWTVIWIVTGVLVLLVIALVVTEAVLLIQARLRGQAGAGMQIRMVTMFALVAAIPAAIVAVVATIALNQGLDQWFSERTRAMVESSRLVARSYMLEHAQVLRDDIIWVAEELEQAHGTYDADKERFQRILTALAVTRSLPFTSLVNAKGDTLMRAQIAVQGAYPQLPDGITDGLVEGIPAAIAPGRINLVGSVIKLRGYEDTYLFVARPVEAEVLEYMQLTDENITEYREYASNRLVFQITFTIMYVGLAVVLLLAALWIGIALANRFVDPIRNLMIASNRVSSGDLDVQVPVQEGRGDLRDLSNGFNRMTEQLKSQREALLTASEMNEKRRQFTEAVVEGVSAGIIGLDPFGAVTLVNARACEMLGRDEIALMGEPIEKVMPLLAPTLERARSARRGQVRDQIELGNETERRTYQVQLTREGSITESKGYVLTFDDITDLESAQRTSAWADVARRIAHEIKNPLTPIQLSAERLRRRYGARLEDDRDVFDKCINTIVRQVGDIGRMVDEFSAFARMPEAAPDMADLNDTVRQAVFLESVRLPEITINTVLPEDPIYAWFDSRLISQSLTNLIKNAVEAFETVEKSDSWNPTITVEAQIENNHARVAISDNGKGWPKDNRQRLLEPYMTTREKGTGLGLAIVAKIIEQHGGIVELIDAEPDPTGRVGACVTFTLPLQSPTRSSEAAGPNQGDRTPAQQEEPLIAAVVHK, encoded by the coding sequence ATGAGTGACATTGCAGCGAAAGGCGAAGCGGACCTGAAGGGCGTCGCGCGCGATGTGACCCCACCGGTCAACTCGCCGTTTGCCGCTGCGCGCAACAATCGCTCATTGCGCATACTGGGCTTCATCGTGGTGTTTGCCTCGGTGCTGATGTCCTCGCTTTCGTTCCTGATCCTGTCGGGCACGACCAATATCGAGCCATCGACGACCGTCTGGACCGTCATCTGGATCGTCACCGGGGTGCTGGTCCTGCTGGTGATTGCTTTGGTCGTCACCGAAGCAGTTCTGTTGATCCAGGCGCGCCTGCGGGGCCAGGCTGGCGCGGGCATGCAGATCCGAATGGTGACGATGTTCGCGCTGGTCGCGGCAATCCCGGCGGCGATCGTCGCGGTCGTCGCCACGATCGCCCTCAACCAGGGCCTCGACCAGTGGTTCTCCGAACGGACACGGGCCATGGTCGAGAGCTCACGGCTGGTTGCCCGCTCCTACATGCTCGAACACGCCCAGGTGTTGCGCGATGACATCATCTGGGTGGCGGAGGAACTCGAACAGGCCCACGGCACCTATGACGCCGACAAGGAGCGGTTCCAGCGCATCCTAACGGCGCTGGCCGTAACCCGCTCCTTGCCCTTCACCTCGCTGGTCAATGCAAAGGGCGACACCCTGATGCGAGCCCAGATAGCGGTGCAGGGCGCCTATCCACAGTTGCCGGACGGGATCACCGACGGTCTGGTGGAAGGCATACCGGCGGCAATTGCGCCGGGCCGGATCAACCTCGTCGGCTCCGTCATCAAGCTGCGTGGCTACGAGGATACCTACCTCTTCGTTGCCCGGCCCGTGGAGGCCGAGGTGCTCGAATATATGCAGCTGACGGACGAGAACATTACCGAATACCGCGAATATGCGTCCAACCGGTTGGTGTTCCAGATCACCTTCACCATCATGTATGTCGGCTTGGCCGTCGTACTGCTGCTGGCGGCACTGTGGATCGGCATCGCCCTGGCCAACCGCTTCGTCGACCCGATCCGCAATCTCATGATCGCCTCCAATCGCGTCAGCAGCGGCGACCTAGACGTGCAGGTACCGGTGCAGGAGGGCAGGGGCGACTTGCGCGATCTCAGCAACGGCTTTAACCGCATGACCGAGCAGCTCAAGAGCCAGCGCGAGGCCTTGCTGACCGCAAGCGAAATGAATGAGAAGCGCCGGCAGTTCACCGAGGCGGTGGTGGAGGGCGTGTCCGCCGGCATTATCGGCCTCGATCCGTTCGGCGCCGTCACCCTGGTCAATGCCCGAGCCTGCGAGATGCTGGGTCGCGATGAAATCGCCCTGATGGGCGAACCCATCGAGAAGGTGATGCCGCTGCTGGCGCCGACGCTGGAACGGGCTCGCTCAGCCCGGCGCGGCCAGGTACGTGACCAGATCGAACTGGGCAACGAAACCGAGCGCCGCACCTATCAGGTGCAGCTCACCCGAGAGGGCTCGATCACCGAGTCCAAGGGCTATGTGCTGACCTTCGACGACATCACCGACCTCGAATCGGCGCAGCGGACCAGCGCCTGGGCCGACGTGGCGCGCCGCATTGCCCATGAAATCAAAAACCCGCTGACGCCGATCCAGCTCTCCGCCGAGCGCCTCCGCCGTCGCTATGGCGCGCGATTGGAGGACGACCGCGACGTGTTCGACAAGTGCATCAACACCATCGTCCGACAGGTCGGCGATATTGGCCGCATGGTCGATGAGTTCTCGGCATTTGCCCGCATGCCCGAGGCCGCACCCGATATGGCGGACCTCAACGACACCGTTCGCCAGGCAGTGTTCCTCGAAAGCGTCCGGCTGCCGGAAATCACCATCAACACGGTTCTTCCCGAAGACCCGATCTACGCGTGGTTCGACAGTCGCCTCATATCCCAGTCGCTCACCAACCTCATAAAGAATGCCGTGGAAGCGTTTGAGACTGTGGAGAAATCAGATAGCTGGAACCCGACGATAACGGTCGAGGCGCAGATCGAAAACAATCATGCGCGGGTGGCCATTTCCGACAACGGCAAGGGCTGGCCAAAAGACAACCGCCAGCGGCTGCTGGAGCCTTACATGACGACTCGTGAAAAGGGCACCGGCCTGGGCCTGGCCATCGTCGCCAAGATCATCGAGCAGCATGGCGGGATCGTCGAGCTTATCGACGCCGAGCCCGATCCGACCGGTCGCGTTGGCGCCTGCGTGACCTTCACACTTCCCTTGCAATCGCCCACCAGATCTTCAGAGGCAGCCGGTCCCAACCAAGGGGACCGGACACCCGCCCAACAGGAGGAACCGCTCATCGCCGCGGTGGTTCATAAGTAA
- a CDS encoding nutrient deprivation-induced protein: protein MNPIDSPNPTPQSTSNSAADELAVRLEDDKNAVVETAKQDLQSLTEKAASDVRDLKGQAEHQVAAATDKAKSFAAEQKDLLASQVNGVADAIGKVADELDQSEQQSIARYARDLAGGLSRFGRNVEGKDVDEVMGMAQSFGRQQPLAFLGAAALAGFMASRFAQASTHRSERSASATTPGSVARTTTSRQSWEANDG, encoded by the coding sequence ATGAACCCTATCGACTCTCCAAACCCAACCCCTCAATCCACCAGCAACAGTGCGGCTGACGAACTGGCCGTACGACTTGAGGACGACAAGAATGCCGTCGTCGAAACTGCCAAGCAGGACCTGCAAAGCCTCACTGAAAAGGCCGCCTCAGATGTACGCGACCTTAAGGGGCAGGCGGAACATCAGGTCGCCGCAGCGACGGACAAAGCAAAGTCTTTCGCCGCCGAGCAGAAGGATTTGCTGGCCAGCCAGGTCAATGGCGTGGCCGACGCGATTGGCAAGGTGGCCGACGAACTCGATCAATCCGAACAACAGTCCATCGCACGCTATGCCCGCGACCTGGCCGGCGGGCTTTCTCGTTTCGGGCGAAACGTGGAAGGCAAGGATGTGGACGAAGTGATGGGCATGGCCCAGTCCTTCGGCCGCCAACAGCCCCTGGCCTTCCTGGGCGCCGCAGCGCTTGCGGGCTTCATGGCGAGCCGGTTCGCGCAGGCTTCGACCCATCGCAGCGAGCGATCCGCGAGCGCGACGACCCCCGGATCGGTGGCACGCACCACGACCTCGCGGCAGAGCTGGGAGGCAAACGATGGCTAG
- a CDS encoding phage holin family protein: MARTEEGRPLAELLGGLAGDISTLFRKEIQLAKAEASEKLSETMAGVVSLLIGTVLALGALGVLLTAVVSVLAAFFVSRNMDPTLANALAAAIVGVVVGVVAWIFASKGLNALKARNLNMNITAGSLSRDANIVKERL, translated from the coding sequence ATGGCTAGGACAGAAGAAGGCCGCCCGCTCGCAGAACTTCTCGGAGGGTTAGCCGGCGACATCTCGACCTTGTTCCGCAAGGAAATCCAGCTGGCCAAGGCCGAAGCCTCCGAGAAGCTGTCAGAAACAATGGCCGGTGTGGTTTCGTTGCTCATCGGCACCGTGCTGGCGCTCGGCGCTCTCGGCGTATTGCTGACTGCGGTAGTCTCAGTTTTGGCAGCATTTTTCGTCAGCCGGAACATGGATCCAACACTGGCAAATGCCTTGGCGGCAGCCATCGTCGGTGTGGTGGTCGGCGTCGTCGCCTGGATTTTCGCCTCCAAGGGGCTCAACGCCCTCAAGGCACGCAACCTGAACATGAACATTACGGCCGGCTCGCTGAGCCGCGACGCCAACATCGTCAAGGAGAGGCTCTGA
- a CDS encoding DUF3618 domain-containing protein, whose product MAYDSEKKSAAELQLELEQQRSRVESTIDEIQQKLSPGQLVDELLAYTKGGGGEFISSLQKNVTANPLPVALLGVSLAWLMAKPATGSEKAADREWDRSINTNRGYGSHSESDGTYVDYPVATISGTTLRRQRHVEEDGRWYSEFSDDLGTTYRAPSDSLGKRAGHFTDKAGNRFKGFANAAGERIEHFQDEAGNLLDETAGWASHVWHAAQDKLHDARDSVKSLAASGREKAGATGTQARDQFSALNETILHQFRDQPLIGGALAFAFGAALGAALPHTPQEDAVMGEAAEALREKASEQAHELYEKGRDKVAELHETVAAKGGELYQQAKDGLEGSGNIGH is encoded by the coding sequence ATGGCCTACGATAGCGAAAAGAAAAGCGCCGCCGAACTGCAACTCGAGCTGGAGCAGCAGCGCAGCCGCGTCGAAAGCACGATCGACGAAATCCAGCAGAAGCTGTCGCCGGGCCAGTTGGTCGATGAACTGCTTGCCTACACCAAGGGCGGCGGCGGGGAGTTTATATCGAGCCTGCAGAAGAACGTGACCGCCAACCCCCTGCCCGTCGCCCTGCTTGGCGTAAGCCTGGCATGGCTGATGGCCAAGCCCGCTACTGGCAGCGAGAAAGCAGCTGATCGCGAGTGGGACCGGTCCATCAACACCAACCGGGGCTATGGCAGCCACTCGGAGAGCGATGGGACCTACGTGGATTATCCGGTCGCGACCATCAGCGGTACCACCCTGCGTCGCCAGCGCCACGTCGAGGAAGACGGACGCTGGTACAGCGAGTTCAGCGATGACCTGGGCACAACCTATCGCGCTCCGTCGGACTCGCTGGGCAAGCGCGCCGGCCACTTTACCGACAAGGCCGGCAATCGCTTCAAGGGGTTTGCCAATGCAGCGGGCGAGCGCATCGAGCATTTTCAGGACGAGGCGGGCAACCTGCTCGACGAAACGGCCGGCTGGGCATCCCACGTTTGGCATGCCGCCCAGGATAAGCTGCATGACGCCCGCGACAGCGTAAAGTCCCTCGCTGCGTCGGGACGCGAAAAGGCGGGTGCTACCGGCACACAAGCGCGGGATCAGTTCAGTGCGCTCAATGAAACAATCTTGCACCAGTTCCGTGACCAACCCCTGATCGGCGGTGCCTTGGCCTTCGCCTTCGGGGCCGCGCTGGGCGCCGCATTGCCGCATACGCCTCAGGAAGACGCAGTAATGGGTGAGGCGGCGGAAGCGCTCCGCGAGAAAGCCAGCGAGCAAGCTCACGAGCTTTACGAAAAGGGCCGTGACAAGGTCGCCGAACTGCACGAAACCGTTGCCGCCAAGGGTGGCGAACTCTACCAGCAGGCCAAGGATGGCCTCGAAGGGTCAGGCAACATTGGCCACTAA
- a CDS encoding YihY/virulence factor BrkB family protein, which produces MASKGQATLATKRREADNPLPTEADRQNAAQPGRGRRANAPSEIPWAGRLDILWRLYRSIAEDRILLTAAGVAFYVLLALVPTLTAIVSIYGLFNNPAGVIDQVQMLAGIVPSGVLDIIRDQLVRITGQSNNTLGLALIFSLVLALWSASAGVKAMFEALNIAYGEVEKRSFLHFNGLALLFTLGAALAACLVVAVLLLLPAAVRFLPGGIGVEWTVRIASYVVLLLVVLAGLAALYRWGPSRQLAKWRWITPGVFLTVPMFAAVSGVFSWYVANFTDDNATYGSLGATIGLMTWLWITATLIIVGAEINSEIEHQTARDSTTGPSEPLGQRGAHVADSVGRVWPPARDKVEQTLPADDRPKRLSWATLAFALPAALVLQAANRRRK; this is translated from the coding sequence ATGGCCTCGAAGGGTCAGGCAACATTGGCCACTAAGCGACGGGAAGCGGACAATCCGCTTCCCACTGAGGCCGACAGGCAAAACGCAGCACAGCCCGGCCGTGGCCGCCGGGCTAACGCGCCCTCGGAAATTCCCTGGGCTGGGCGCCTGGATATTCTCTGGCGCCTCTACCGGAGCATAGCAGAAGACCGTATTCTGCTCACGGCAGCAGGCGTCGCGTTCTATGTGCTGCTGGCCCTGGTGCCGACACTGACCGCCATTGTGTCAATCTACGGTCTGTTCAACAACCCCGCCGGCGTGATCGACCAGGTTCAGATGCTGGCCGGCATAGTGCCTTCGGGCGTCCTCGACATCATCCGAGATCAGCTCGTTCGAATCACGGGACAGAGCAACAACACGCTGGGCCTCGCTCTCATTTTCTCGCTGGTCCTCGCGCTGTGGAGCGCCAGTGCTGGTGTGAAGGCCATGTTTGAAGCGCTGAACATCGCCTATGGGGAGGTCGAGAAGCGCTCATTCCTCCACTTCAACGGTCTGGCACTGCTCTTCACTCTGGGAGCCGCTCTTGCTGCCTGCCTGGTTGTGGCAGTGCTTCTGCTCCTGCCTGCCGCCGTCCGGTTCCTTCCGGGCGGGATAGGCGTGGAATGGACCGTCCGGATTGCCTCCTATGTCGTGCTCCTGCTCGTCGTGCTGGCGGGGCTTGCCGCGCTCTACCGCTGGGGCCCGAGCCGCCAACTGGCAAAGTGGCGCTGGATCACCCCGGGAGTCTTTCTGACCGTGCCGATGTTCGCCGCCGTATCGGGGGTATTTTCCTGGTACGTGGCCAACTTCACCGATGACAACGCCACATATGGCTCGCTTGGCGCCACGATTGGCCTGATGACCTGGCTGTGGATTACCGCGACGCTGATCATCGTGGGTGCCGAGATCAATTCGGAAATCGAGCACCAGACCGCCCGCGACTCCACGACCGGTCCATCAGAGCCGCTCGGCCAGCGCGGTGCGCATGTAGCCGACAGCGTGGGCCGCGTGTGGCCCCCGGCGCGAGACAAGGTTGAACAAACCCTGCCGGCGGACGACCGTCCCAAACGACTGTCATGGGCTACCCTTGCCTTTGCCCTTCCCGCCGCGCTGGTGCTTCAAGCGGCAAATCGGCGCCGCAAGTAG
- the ntrC gene encoding nitrogen regulation protein NR(I) produces the protein MSHVVLLADDDAAIRMVLNQALTRAGYEVRPTGNISTMWNWVSRGEGDILITDVAMPDGNAFEVMPKIKKLRPDLPMIVMSAQNTFMTAIRASEVGAYEYLPKPFDITEVLSVVARALADAKKPTNAERKAEEPGETMPLVGRSTAMQDIYRALARLMQTDLTVMITGESGTGKELVARALHDFGKRRNGPFVAINMAAIPRDLIEAELFGHEKGAFTGANTRSSGRFEQAEGGTLFLDEIGDMPMDAQTRLLRVLQEGEYTMVGGRSAIKTNVRIVAATHRDLSQMIRQGLFREDLYYRLNVVPIRLPPLRERVDDVGDLAAHFLKVAQREGEPIKSISPEAIRLMQNYSWPGNVRELENLVRRLSALYADESISAEIVQNELNIAERPTVAGAAGPMDVSMAVETHVGQLLREYEPNLPPPGLYQRVIDRVEAPLIAMAINACGGNQIKAADLLGLNRNTLRKKIRTHSIEIVKHSRRS, from the coding sequence ATGAGCCATGTCGTCCTGCTCGCCGATGATGACGCCGCGATCCGCATGGTGCTCAACCAGGCCCTGACGCGCGCTGGATACGAAGTCCGGCCCACAGGCAACATTTCGACCATGTGGAACTGGGTTAGCCGGGGGGAGGGCGATATCCTCATCACCGACGTGGCCATGCCCGACGGCAATGCCTTCGAGGTAATGCCAAAGATCAAGAAGCTGCGTCCCGATCTGCCGATGATCGTGATGAGCGCTCAGAATACATTCATGACGGCTATTCGCGCCTCGGAAGTTGGCGCCTACGAATACCTGCCCAAGCCGTTTGACATCACCGAGGTGCTCTCGGTGGTGGCGCGGGCGCTGGCCGATGCTAAGAAGCCTACCAATGCCGAGCGCAAGGCCGAAGAGCCGGGCGAAACCATGCCGCTGGTGGGTCGCTCGACGGCGATGCAGGACATCTATCGCGCCTTGGCGCGGCTGATGCAGACCGATCTCACCGTGATGATCACCGGCGAAAGCGGCACCGGTAAGGAGCTCGTGGCCCGGGCGCTGCATGACTTCGGCAAGCGCCGTAACGGCCCGTTCGTCGCCATCAACATGGCCGCCATTCCGCGCGACCTGATCGAGGCGGAGCTGTTCGGCCACGAGAAAGGGGCTTTTACCGGCGCCAACACCCGTTCCTCCGGCCGCTTCGAGCAGGCTGAGGGTGGTACGCTGTTCCTCGACGAAATCGGCGACATGCCAATGGATGCCCAGACCCGTCTGCTGCGCGTGTTGCAGGAGGGCGAATACACCATGGTCGGCGGTCGCAGCGCCATAAAGACCAATGTGCGCATCGTCGCAGCGACTCACCGTGACCTCAGCCAGATGATCCGGCAGGGCCTGTTCCGCGAAGATCTCTACTACCGCCTCAATGTGGTGCCCATCCGCCTGCCGCCGCTGCGCGAGCGCGTCGACGACGTGGGCGACCTTGCGGCGCACTTCCTCAAGGTCGCACAGCGCGAGGGCGAGCCGATCAAGTCGATATCGCCTGAAGCCATTCGGTTGATGCAGAATTACTCCTGGCCGGGCAACGTTCGCGAACTGGAAAACCTCGTTCGCCGGCTATCGGCACTCTATGCCGATGAATCGATTTCGGCCGAGATCGTCCAGAACGAGCTCAACATTGCCGAGCGCCCGACCGTGGCGGGCGCTGCCGGACCGATGGACGTGTCGATGGCGGTGGAAACCCATGTCGGGCAGCTTCTGCGCGAGTATGAGCCGAACCTGCCGCCACCGGGCCTCTACCAGCGCGTGATCGACCGAGTGGAGGCGCCGTTGATCGCCATGGCGATCAATGCCTGTGGTGGCAACCAGATCAAAGCAGCGGACCTGCTCGGCCTCAACCGCAACACGCTGCGCAAGAAGATCCGCACGCACAGCATCGAGATCGTCAAGCATAGCCGCCGCAGCTAG
- a CDS encoding two-component system sensor histidine kinase NtrB, translating into MSAIEAAAPAVSPVPSTAVLQALPQPIIVCAEDRQIAFVNYAAEAFFGASLSVLTRQRLDDLIAFGSPIISLVETVAARRAPMTEYRVRIGSSRFGDERIADVFASPLSDNDGRVALLIQERTMADKIDRQMVSRGAARSVTGLASMLAHEIKNPLSGIRGAAQLLEQTVNNDEIPLARLIREETDRIVHLIDRVEVFGDERPMEREPINIHVVLDRVKLLARNGVARGIAFSEEYDPSLPPVYGNRDQLIQVFLNLVKNASEALERTQKPEIKFSTAFRPGIRISVTGVSERISLPLEIVIEDNGPGVPPDILPFLFDPFVTTKQNGSGLGLALVAKIVGDHGGVIDCDSRPGRTKFRILLPVASGAFQAPLDEEPAK; encoded by the coding sequence ATGAGCGCCATTGAGGCAGCGGCGCCCGCCGTCAGCCCTGTTCCGTCAACGGCGGTACTGCAGGCGCTGCCGCAGCCGATCATCGTTTGCGCAGAAGACCGCCAGATCGCCTTCGTCAACTACGCGGCTGAAGCCTTCTTTGGCGCGTCGCTGAGCGTGCTGACCCGTCAGCGGCTCGATGACCTGATTGCCTTCGGCTCGCCAATCATCAGCCTGGTCGAAACCGTTGCCGCGCGTCGCGCACCCATGACCGAGTATCGCGTGCGCATCGGCTCCTCGCGCTTTGGCGACGAACGGATCGCGGATGTTTTCGCCAGTCCGCTATCGGACAATGACGGCCGGGTAGCGCTGCTGATCCAGGAACGCACCATGGCCGACAAGATTGACCGGCAGATGGTGTCACGCGGCGCGGCACGCTCTGTGACGGGCCTGGCCTCCATGCTGGCCCACGAGATCAAGAACCCGCTCTCTGGCATCCGTGGCGCAGCGCAACTGCTGGAGCAGACAGTCAACAACGACGAAATCCCGCTGGCCCGGTTGATCCGTGAGGAAACCGATCGCATCGTCCACCTGATCGACCGGGTGGAAGTGTTTGGCGACGAGCGGCCGATGGAGCGCGAGCCGATCAACATCCACGTGGTGCTGGATCGGGTAAAGCTGCTGGCCCGCAACGGCGTGGCGCGGGGCATCGCCTTCTCGGAAGAGTACGATCCGTCACTGCCGCCGGTCTATGGCAACCGCGACCAGTTGATCCAGGTATTCCTCAATTTAGTGAAGAATGCCTCGGAAGCCCTTGAACGTACACAGAAACCTGAGATCAAGTTCTCGACCGCGTTCCGGCCCGGCATTCGCATCAGCGTCACGGGCGTGTCCGAGCGCATTTCGCTGCCGCTCGAGATCGTCATCGAGGATAATGGCCCTGGTGTGCCGCCCGATATCCTGCCGTTCCTCTTCGATCCGTTCGTCACCACCAAGCAGAACGGCTCCGGTCTGGGGCTGGCGCTGGTGGCCAAGATCGTGGGCGACCATGGCGGCGTCATCGACTGCGACAGCCGGCCAGGCCGGACCAAGTTCAGAATATTGCTTCCCGTTGCGAGCGGGGCATTCCAGGCACCACTTGATGAGGAACCGGCCAAATGA
- the dusB gene encoding tRNA dihydrouridine synthase DusB, translated as MSVDACKLSIGDHLVRNNAFLAPMAGITDRPFRKLAERFGAGMVVSEMIASNALAVGNQDMARKLGRPGTLPHMVQLAGCEAEWMARGARIAHDAGADIIDINFGCPAKRVTNGYAGSALMRVPDHAMTLIDAVVKATPLPVTVKMRLGWDDDSLNAAEMARRAVDAGVKMITVHGRTRQQFYKGFARWDLVRAVVEAVDVPVVVNGDIIDLASAREALQQSGAAAVMLGRGAQGRPWAVAQIGAGLTGQAAPIAPQGAELAQLVAEHYQDMLIEYGTAVGLRAARKHLDWYVEGAGIVLDKPTRNAFLNSEDPDDVIRQIGTIFSSEQRAAA; from the coding sequence GTGTCTGTTGATGCCTGCAAGTTGAGCATCGGTGACCACTTGGTGCGCAACAACGCGTTCCTGGCGCCGATGGCAGGAATCACCGACCGCCCGTTCCGCAAGCTCGCCGAGCGCTTCGGCGCCGGCATGGTCGTGTCGGAAATGATCGCGAGCAACGCGCTGGCAGTTGGCAATCAGGACATGGCCCGCAAGCTCGGCCGGCCAGGTACGCTGCCTCATATGGTCCAGCTCGCCGGCTGTGAGGCCGAATGGATGGCCCGCGGCGCCCGCATCGCGCATGACGCCGGTGCCGACATCATCGACATCAATTTCGGCTGCCCCGCGAAACGCGTGACCAACGGTTATGCCGGATCGGCGCTGATGCGGGTTCCCGACCATGCGATGACGCTGATCGATGCGGTGGTGAAAGCCACCCCACTTCCAGTGACCGTCAAGATGCGGCTGGGCTGGGACGATGACAGCCTCAATGCCGCGGAGATGGCGCGACGCGCGGTCGATGCCGGCGTGAAGATGATCACCGTGCATGGCCGTACCCGGCAGCAGTTCTACAAGGGCTTTGCCCGCTGGGATCTGGTTCGAGCCGTGGTCGAGGCGGTGGACGTGCCGGTCGTGGTCAATGGCGACATCATCGACCTGGCAAGCGCACGCGAAGCCCTGCAGCAGTCAGGCGCTGCGGCGGTGATGCTGGGCCGCGGCGCGCAGGGGCGACCCTGGGCCGTGGCCCAGATCGGGGCAGGGCTGACGGGGCAGGCGGCTCCAATCGCTCCACAAGGCGCGGAACTGGCCCAACTGGTCGCAGAGCACTACCAGGACATGCTGATCGAGTATGGCACCGCCGTCGGCCTGCGCGCCGCGCGCAAGCACCTCGACTGGTACGTCGAGGGCGCCGGTATCGTGCTCGACAAACCCACCCGCAACGCCTTCCTTAACAGTGAAGACCCCGATGACGTCATCCGTCAGATCGGCACTATCTTCTCCAGCGAACAAAGGGCCGCAGCATGA
- a CDS encoding bifunctional 2-C-methyl-D-erythritol 4-phosphate cytidylyltransferase/2-C-methyl-D-erythritol 2,4-cyclodiphosphate synthase gives MREKSIAVIVVAAGKGKRVNADGSGDPKQYRQLAGKPVLARTINAFLALPSITAIVPVIHPDHAERYATLRLADERLLAPVVGAATRQASVLEGLKALAPLRPDLVLIQDAARPFATTTVIANVIAALERYEGALPVAPVTDTIKRSLDGQQVSTTEDRNQLFAAQTPQGFRFGQIFSAHMRASTIRRQFTDDAEIAEWAGLRVAMVEGDRDNIKITHPEDFARAERIISGDRQMETRIGTGFDVHPFEPGDAVWLGGVRIPHKAKLRGHSDADVALHALTDAILGAIGEGDIGVHFPPSDMQWRGAASSVFLKHAGDLVAKAGGRIVNLDVTIVCEAPRIGPHVSAMQGIIAETLGIATSRIAIKATTSEQLGFTGREEGIVAMASASVEVPRVD, from the coding sequence ATGCGCGAAAAATCCATAGCAGTCATCGTTGTGGCGGCCGGCAAGGGAAAGCGCGTCAACGCGGACGGTTCTGGTGATCCCAAGCAATACCGCCAGCTTGCTGGCAAGCCAGTGCTGGCTCGCACCATCAATGCGTTCCTGGCCCTGCCGAGCATCACGGCCATCGTGCCCGTCATCCATCCCGATCATGCGGAGCGCTATGCGACCCTGCGGCTCGCCGATGAGCGGCTGCTGGCGCCGGTTGTCGGCGCAGCCACGCGGCAGGCTTCGGTGCTCGAAGGATTGAAGGCATTGGCGCCGCTGCGGCCCGATCTCGTGCTGATACAGGACGCAGCACGTCCCTTCGCCACGACCACTGTGATAGCCAACGTTATCGCCGCGCTCGAGCGCTATGAGGGCGCCTTACCCGTTGCGCCGGTCACCGACACCATCAAGCGCTCGTTGGACGGCCAGCAGGTCAGTACTACCGAGGATCGCAACCAGCTCTTCGCCGCGCAGACGCCGCAGGGCTTTCGCTTCGGGCAAATCTTCTCGGCCCATATGCGTGCTTCGACCATTCGCCGCCAGTTTACCGACGATGCCGAGATCGCCGAATGGGCCGGCCTGCGCGTCGCCATGGTCGAGGGGGATCGCGACAATATCAAAATCACCCATCCCGAGGACTTTGCCCGGGCAGAGCGTATCATTTCCGGAGACAGGCAAATGGAAACCCGCATCGGCACCGGCTTTGACGTCCATCCGTTCGAGCCCGGCGATGCTGTCTGGCTGGGCGGCGTCCGCATTCCGCACAAGGCCAAGCTCAGGGGGCATTCGGATGCCGACGTTGCGCTGCACGCGCTGACCGACGCCATCCTGGGCGCCATTGGCGAAGGGGACATCGGGGTGCACTTCCCGCCCTCCGACATGCAGTGGCGTGGCGCCGCGTCTTCAGTCTTCCTCAAGCATGCCGGTGACCTGGTCGCCAAAGCCGGCGGGCGCATCGTCAATCTGGACGTGACAATCGTCTGCGAAGCGCCGAGGATCGGACCGCATGTCTCAGCGATGCAGGGGATCATCGCCGAGACACTTGGCATCGCGACCTCGAGGATCGCGATCAAGGCAACGACAAGCGAGCAGCTCGGGTTTACCGGGCGGGAGGAAGGTATCGTGGCGATGGCGAGCGCAAGCGTAGAAGTGCCGAGGGTCGATTGA